In a genomic window of Streptomyces sp. SJL17-4:
- a CDS encoding cytochrome ubiquinol oxidase subunit I, which translates to MSTSFHLLADAPAQLLPARELMAFTLASHIILVPLGVAFPFITLVMHYRGLRRQDAAALLLARRWSAVMAVQFALGIVTGTVLSFEFGLLWPGLMGRWGDVFGIGFGVEAWAFFLEAVLIAIYLYGWRRLKPRTHFLLGLPLPAAALLGAFGILAANSWMNTPQGFSLDSEGNPVDVNVWKAIFTPMFGPQYWHFVVAMIITAGFMVAGVYAVGWLRGRRDHYHRLGFAVPFTIAAVATPLQLFLGDFIARSVFHKQPVKFAAMEIVWKTDTRVPEYLFGRLHENGTVSGGIKIPLLDSVLAGFSPDTEVVGLTSVPADQRPTATQATIAHWAFDIMVLLGSALVLLALWYGFVWLRHRRLPASKWFYRSAACAGVASVVAVECGWIATEVGRQPWIVYQNMRVAEAVTSTRSTSLWIMLGVVMVVYVFLFGSFLLVLLKMRTRWRLADEQRAAGGTAHAPEADTPYGPRAPLPAGDVPSAAAGGGAARSEDGRHDR; encoded by the coding sequence ATGTCCACGTCGTTCCACCTGCTGGCGGATGCCCCGGCCCAGCTGCTGCCGGCCCGGGAACTCATGGCCTTCACTCTGGCGTCCCACATCATTCTGGTTCCACTGGGCGTGGCTTTCCCCTTCATCACCTTGGTCATGCACTACCGCGGACTGCGCCGCCAGGACGCCGCGGCGCTGCTCCTGGCGCGGCGCTGGTCGGCTGTCATGGCGGTGCAGTTCGCCCTCGGGATCGTCACCGGCACGGTGCTCTCCTTCGAGTTCGGCCTGCTCTGGCCCGGTCTGATGGGCAGGTGGGGTGATGTCTTCGGCATCGGGTTCGGTGTCGAAGCCTGGGCGTTCTTCCTGGAGGCAGTACTCATCGCCATCTATCTGTACGGATGGCGGCGGCTGAAGCCCCGTACGCACTTCCTGCTCGGGCTGCCGCTCCCGGCCGCCGCACTGCTCGGGGCGTTCGGCATTCTGGCCGCCAACTCCTGGATGAACACGCCACAGGGCTTCTCCCTCGACTCCGAGGGCAACCCGGTCGACGTGAACGTCTGGAAAGCGATCTTCACCCCGATGTTCGGGCCGCAGTACTGGCACTTCGTCGTGGCAATGATCATCACGGCGGGCTTCATGGTGGCCGGTGTCTACGCCGTGGGCTGGCTGCGTGGCCGCCGGGACCACTACCACCGGCTCGGATTCGCCGTTCCGTTCACCATCGCCGCGGTGGCCACTCCGTTGCAGCTCTTCCTGGGCGACTTCATCGCCCGGTCGGTGTTCCACAAGCAGCCGGTGAAGTTCGCCGCGATGGAGATCGTCTGGAAGACCGACACCCGGGTACCGGAGTACCTCTTCGGGCGCCTGCACGAGAACGGCACCGTCTCGGGCGGCATCAAGATCCCGCTGCTCGACTCCGTACTGGCCGGATTCAGTCCGGACACCGAGGTGGTGGGACTGACCTCCGTCCCGGCGGACCAGCGTCCCACGGCCACTCAGGCGACCATCGCCCACTGGGCCTTCGACATCATGGTCCTGCTCGGGTCCGCCCTGGTGCTGCTCGCCCTCTGGTACGGGTTCGTCTGGCTGCGGCACCGCCGACTGCCCGCCTCGAAGTGGTTCTACCGCTCCGCGGCCTGCGCGGGCGTCGCCTCCGTCGTGGCCGTCGAGTGCGGCTGGATCGCCACCGAGGTGGGCCGCCAGCCCTGGATCGTCTACCAGAACATGCGGGTCGCCGAGGCCGTGACGTCGACCCGCTCCACCAGCCTGTGGATCATGCTCGGGGTGGTGATGGTGGTGTACGTGTTCCTCTTCGGCTCGTTCCTCCTCGTCCTGCTCAAGATGCGCACGCGCTGGCGGCTCGCCGACGAGCAGCGGGCTGCCGGAGGTACGGCCCACGCGCCGGAGGCGGACACTCCCTACGGACCGCGGGCCCCGCTTCCCGCGGGTGACGTCCCCTCCGCCGCCGCCGGCGGCGGAGCCGCCCGATCCGAGGACGGTCGCCATGACCGCTGA
- a CDS encoding cytochrome d ubiquinol oxidase subunit II: MTADLIAVVLLLAVAAYASAGGTDYGAGFWDLTAGGAERGKRPRWLIDHAMAPVWEVNNVWLIFVLVIMWTGFPTLFQTVFSAMWLPLALAAMGLVLRGAGFAFRKPSRRLVDRRLYGAMFAVASVVTPFFLGAAVGGVASGRVAQGTEASADAWANPTSLMFGLLAVATTALLGAVFLTGDARRFDAPDLVGYFRGRALGSLAAVTVLAVITGFVTHEDSPHVWHGLTHGLGLFFVVVAGVATLATALLLLRTPGTWVRVTAVGVVASAVIAWGMAQRPFLIPTSLTVADAAGAPATLTWLAIVTVVALVLVVPAVVFLYWLDTHGELAELTDSELTGEGGTAGGGAGPDS; encoded by the coding sequence ATGACCGCTGACCTCATCGCCGTGGTGCTGCTCCTCGCCGTGGCCGCCTACGCCAGCGCGGGCGGAACGGACTACGGGGCCGGGTTCTGGGATCTCACGGCCGGGGGCGCGGAACGCGGCAAGCGTCCCCGGTGGCTCATCGACCACGCCATGGCTCCCGTATGGGAGGTCAACAACGTCTGGTTGATCTTCGTCCTCGTCATCATGTGGACCGGTTTCCCCACCCTGTTCCAGACCGTGTTCTCCGCGATGTGGCTCCCGCTCGCGCTCGCCGCCATGGGCCTGGTCCTGCGCGGCGCCGGCTTCGCGTTCCGCAAGCCGTCCCGGCGGCTCGTCGACCGACGGCTGTACGGCGCCATGTTCGCCGTGGCCTCGGTCGTCACGCCGTTCTTCCTGGGTGCCGCCGTCGGAGGGGTCGCATCGGGCCGGGTGGCACAGGGTACGGAGGCCTCGGCGGACGCCTGGGCCAACCCCACGTCCCTGATGTTCGGGCTCCTCGCCGTCGCCACCACGGCCCTGCTCGGCGCGGTGTTCCTCACGGGGGACGCCCGCCGGTTCGATGCCCCCGACCTGGTCGGATACTTCAGGGGGCGCGCCCTGGGCAGTCTCGCTGCCGTCACCGTTCTGGCAGTGATCACCGGGTTCGTCACCCATGAGGACTCCCCTCACGTATGGCACGGGCTCACTCACGGTCTTGGGCTGTTCTTCGTCGTCGTGGCCGGTGTGGCCACACTCGCGACAGCCCTGCTGCTCCTGCGGACACCAGGCACGTGGGTACGCGTCACGGCGGTCGGGGTCGTGGCGTCCGCCGTGATCGCCTGGGGGATGGCCCAGCGCCCCTTCCTCATCCCCACCTCGCTGACCGTGGCCGACGCCGCGGGCGCGCCCGCCACGCTGACATGGCTGGCGATCGTCACCGTGGTGGCCCTGGTGCTCGTCGTGCCGGCCGTCGTCTTCCTCTACTGGCTGGACACCCACGGGGAGCTGGCCGAACTCACCGACTCCGAGCTGACCGGAGAAGGCGGCACGGCCGGCGGCGGTGCGGGACCCGACAGCTGA
- a CDS encoding cation:proton antiporter, with product MTDDEILLGFALTVVLATGSQILANRLRVPALIILLPVGFAAGWMTDVIHPDKLLGPDFSALVSLSVAVILYDAGLGLDLRKLAHHTRGIVVRLLVYGVLLTFLVTGAVGPAMFDMPLRVAAMLGMILVVSGPTVVGPLLDFVRPSDKVRRILIWEGTLIDPIGAILGALTFHAVASSHQIDLGRGYQLGQFALSLAFGLAGGAVATALLWFTLRTLRLGETLGTLAQLAVVIGVSAVCDVVRDDTGLIAAVVAGLAVSNIRGFDMPARRPFLETLVQLIIGLLFISISSTVTPASLVPVLLPSLGLIAILVLVVRPIVAFSAAARTDLSRGERAFVAWMDPRGIVAAATASAFSSGLVQRGVDGADKILPVTFLVIVGTVVLYALTAVPVARRLGVVKTAGTRVLLVGGEPWVVDLGRALRSAGLDLLMWAGREEERERIKGAGLELAKGDLLATAINPGARLEGVTAVFLATDDDDFNALASIVMEDSVEGPVYRVGPPHDSHGVVAPYTGGDILFGRSLVRHVLAENYERGARFVVRPFSVPLPPEHDTLFVVRADHRLDPVTEREPAVPQEGDTVVLLGPVPTAAER from the coding sequence GTGACCGACGACGAGATCCTGCTGGGATTCGCCCTGACGGTGGTGCTCGCCACCGGCTCGCAGATCCTGGCGAACAGGCTGCGTGTCCCTGCCCTGATCATCCTGCTTCCCGTGGGGTTCGCGGCCGGGTGGATGACGGACGTCATCCACCCGGACAAACTGCTGGGGCCGGACTTCTCGGCCCTGGTGTCGCTGTCCGTCGCCGTGATCCTCTACGACGCCGGTCTGGGACTCGACCTCCGCAAGCTCGCCCACCACACGCGCGGGATCGTGGTCAGACTGCTCGTGTACGGCGTGCTGCTCACCTTCCTCGTCACCGGGGCGGTGGGACCCGCGATGTTCGACATGCCCCTGCGGGTGGCGGCCATGCTCGGCATGATCCTCGTCGTCTCAGGGCCCACGGTCGTGGGGCCGCTGTTGGACTTCGTGCGGCCGAGCGACAAGGTGCGGCGCATCCTGATCTGGGAGGGAACGCTGATCGATCCGATCGGCGCCATCCTCGGCGCGCTCACCTTCCACGCGGTCGCGTCGTCGCACCAGATCGACCTCGGGCGGGGTTACCAGTTGGGGCAGTTCGCCCTCAGCCTCGCCTTCGGGCTGGCGGGCGGGGCCGTGGCGACCGCGCTGCTGTGGTTCACACTGCGCACGCTCCGACTCGGCGAGACCCTGGGAACGCTGGCGCAGCTCGCCGTCGTGATCGGCGTTTCGGCGGTCTGCGACGTCGTGCGGGACGACACGGGGCTCATCGCCGCGGTCGTGGCGGGGCTGGCCGTCTCCAACATTCGCGGCTTCGACATGCCCGCGCGCAGGCCCTTCCTGGAGACCCTGGTCCAGCTGATCATCGGCCTGCTGTTCATCTCCATCTCCTCCACCGTCACCCCGGCGTCACTGGTGCCGGTGCTCCTTCCCTCCCTCGGCCTGATCGCGATCCTCGTCCTGGTCGTCCGGCCGATCGTCGCCTTCAGCGCCGCAGCGCGCACAGATCTCTCACGCGGTGAACGCGCCTTCGTCGCATGGATGGATCCACGCGGCATCGTCGCGGCGGCGACGGCGTCGGCCTTCTCGTCCGGCCTGGTCCAACGGGGAGTGGACGGGGCGGACAAGATCCTGCCCGTCACCTTCCTGGTCATCGTGGGAACCGTTGTGCTGTACGCGCTGACGGCCGTGCCGGTGGCCAGACGGCTGGGCGTCGTCAAGACGGCGGGCACGCGCGTTCTCCTGGTGGGCGGCGAACCCTGGGTGGTCGACCTGGGCAGGGCCCTGCGGTCCGCCGGTCTCGACCTGCTGATGTGGGCGGGGCGCGAGGAGGAACGGGAGAGGATCAAGGGGGCGGGCCTCGAACTCGCCAAGGGCGATCTGCTGGCCACGGCCATCAACCCGGGGGCGCGGCTGGAGGGTGTGACGGCCGTCTTCCTGGCCACCGACGACGATGACTTCAACGCCCTCGCGTCGATCGTGATGGAGGACAGCGTCGAGGGGCCCGTCTACCGGGTGGGTCCACCGCACGACAGCCATGGCGTGGTCGCTCCGTACACCGGTGGCGACATCCTCTTCGGCCGCTCCCTCGTGCGGCACGTCCTGGCGGAGAACTACGAGCGGGGCGCCCGGTTCGTGGTGCGGCCCTTCTCCGTCCCGTTGCCGCCGGAGCACGACACGCTCTTCGTGGTGCGCGCCGACCATCGGCTGGACCCGGTCACGGAGCGAGAGCCGGCCGTCCCGCAGGAGGGCGACACGGTCGTCCTCCTCGGTCCCGTCCCGACCGCCGCCGAACGGTGA
- a CDS encoding glycoside hydrolase family 15 protein, whose translation MDEYPLIENHGLIGDLQTAALVTTDATIDWFCCPRFDSPSVFGALLDRQKGGHFTVRPAAAAYTTKQLYHPDTAVLVTRFMTEAGAGEVVDFMPVTGTTATDRHRLVRMLRCVRGSMTFEGEIAPRFDYGRKPHQLHITEHGALFTSEDLDIAVHAVREPHDERLLNVLSGDKDLRFSLSLRAGQQRGLVMESSPGGPPHEVRVEEFERLFGETVRFWRSWLGQSTYSGRWREAVERSAVTLKLMTYAPTGALVAAPTAGLPEQLGGERNWDYRFTWIRDASFSVYALLGLGFKEEASAFIDWLHDRVKQEAGQGNGTGPLNIMYRVDGSADLVEETLEHWEGYCGSAPVRIGNGAASQLQLDIYGEALDSIYFAHQHGMHLDNRGWKALHTLLDWLVDHWDQPGEGLWETRGGRKDFTYGRVMSWVAFDRAVRIAADDGRPAARGRWVDARDEIYAQVMSKGWDANKQAFVQHYGEDVLDSSLLRMPTVGFITPDDPMWTSTLDAMERELVSDSLVYRYNPEASPDGLRGSEGTFSLCTFMYVDALARAGRTDMARLVLEKMLTYANHLGLYSEEIDLTGRQLGNFPQAFTHLALIDAAITLDPMLQRSWRSGL comes from the coding sequence ATGGATGAATACCCCCTGATCGAGAACCACGGCCTGATCGGTGATCTGCAGACCGCGGCTCTCGTGACGACGGATGCGACGATCGACTGGTTCTGCTGTCCGCGCTTCGATTCGCCCAGCGTCTTCGGCGCTCTGCTCGACCGGCAGAAGGGCGGCCACTTCACCGTCAGGCCGGCCGCGGCCGCCTACACCACCAAGCAGCTCTACCACCCGGACACAGCCGTTCTGGTGACGCGCTTCATGACCGAGGCCGGTGCGGGTGAGGTCGTCGACTTCATGCCGGTGACCGGAACGACCGCGACGGACCGGCACCGACTGGTGCGCATGCTGCGCTGCGTCCGGGGCAGCATGACGTTCGAGGGCGAGATCGCTCCGCGCTTCGACTACGGCCGCAAACCGCACCAGTTGCACATCACGGAGCACGGGGCGCTGTTCACCTCGGAGGACCTGGACATCGCCGTCCACGCCGTCCGTGAGCCGCACGACGAGCGGCTGCTGAACGTCCTCTCCGGTGACAAGGACCTGCGCTTCTCCCTGAGCCTGCGGGCGGGACAGCAGCGCGGCCTCGTCATGGAGTCGTCCCCCGGCGGGCCGCCGCACGAGGTCCGTGTCGAGGAGTTCGAGCGACTCTTCGGCGAGACGGTCCGCTTCTGGCGTTCCTGGCTGGGGCAGTCCACGTACTCCGGCCGCTGGCGGGAGGCGGTGGAACGTTCGGCCGTGACACTGAAGCTCATGACCTACGCGCCGACCGGCGCACTGGTCGCCGCCCCGACGGCGGGTCTACCCGAACAACTGGGTGGAGAGCGCAACTGGGACTACCGGTTCACATGGATCCGCGACGCCTCGTTCTCGGTGTACGCCCTGCTGGGGCTGGGGTTCAAGGAAGAGGCGTCCGCGTTCATCGACTGGCTGCACGACCGGGTGAAGCAGGAGGCCGGCCAGGGGAACGGCACCGGACCACTGAACATCATGTACCGGGTCGACGGCTCCGCCGACCTCGTCGAGGAGACCCTGGAGCACTGGGAGGGATACTGCGGCTCCGCACCGGTCCGTATCGGCAACGGCGCGGCGAGCCAGCTCCAGCTGGACATCTACGGTGAGGCGCTCGACAGCATCTACTTCGCGCACCAGCACGGCATGCACCTCGACAACCGGGGCTGGAAGGCCCTGCACACTCTGCTCGACTGGCTGGTCGACCACTGGGACCAGCCCGGCGAGGGGCTGTGGGAGACCCGCGGCGGCCGGAAGGACTTCACGTACGGCCGCGTCATGTCCTGGGTGGCCTTCGACCGCGCCGTGCGGATCGCCGCCGACGACGGCCGTCCGGCGGCGCGCGGCCGCTGGGTGGACGCGCGGGACGAGATCTACGCGCAGGTGATGAGCAAGGGATGGGACGCGAACAAGCAGGCTTTCGTCCAGCATTACGGCGAGGACGTGCTCGACTCGTCGCTGCTGCGCATGCCGACGGTCGGATTCATCACGCCGGACGACCCGATGTGGACGTCCACCCTGGACGCGATGGAGCGTGAACTGGTCAGCGACAGCCTGGTCTACCGCTACAACCCCGAGGCGTCACCCGATGGGCTGCGCGGCTCCGAGGGCACCTTCTCCCTGTGCACGTTCATGTACGTCGACGCCCTCGCACGGGCCGGACGCACCGACATGGCCAGGCTGGTGCTGGAGAAGATGCTCACCTACGCCAACCACCTCGGCCTGTACTCCGAGGAGATCGACCTGACCGGGCGCCAACTGGGCAACTTCCCGCAGGCCTTCACCCACCTGGCCCTGATCGACGCGGCGATCACCCTGGACCCGATGCTGCAACGGTCCTGGAGGAGCGGGCTTTAG
- a CDS encoding DUF2254 domain-containing protein: MGVLRSWAARFRLRQYVKASLWIVPMFGLALGVLLAELALTADGADWPPSGWHYSATTASDVLTAIVGAMVALLGFVVTIGVLVVQQATGTLSPRYMRLWYRDRLQKAVLATFTGTFAFAFSLLRSIESDSVPDLGVTLAGAAVAISLVLLLIYLNRFIHSLRPVAIAELVARMGEDIFTAGAAAIRGAAPRGDGTVPPDGPVMRVRTARGGAIQAFNVTGLVAEAARHECVFVVTRLIGDFVPPGTVIVDVHGGTSAPDPDRVAGLVALGSERTIEQDPAFALRVLVDIAIRALSPAVNDPTTAVQVINYIESFLHTVGSARLPGRYVLADRDGQARLVLPGRDWENYLQLAVCEIRDYGASSVQICRRLRAMLDGLLDTLPPGQHPAVHTELSLLQESIEREFPDAARRAIAQGSDRQGIGGHRRPRT, translated from the coding sequence GTGGGTGTCCTGAGATCCTGGGCGGCCAGGTTCAGGTTGCGGCAATACGTCAAGGCCAGCCTGTGGATCGTACCCATGTTCGGGCTCGCCCTCGGTGTCCTTCTCGCTGAGCTCGCCCTCACCGCGGACGGCGCGGACTGGCCGCCGAGCGGCTGGCACTACTCCGCGACGACGGCGAGCGACGTGCTCACCGCCATCGTGGGGGCGATGGTCGCGTTGCTCGGATTCGTCGTCACCATCGGCGTACTCGTCGTGCAGCAGGCCACGGGAACCCTCTCCCCCCGCTATATGCGCCTCTGGTACCGGGACCGGTTGCAGAAGGCGGTGCTGGCGACCTTCACCGGGACGTTCGCGTTCGCGTTCTCCCTGCTGCGCAGCATCGAATCCGACTCCGTCCCCGACCTCGGGGTCACCCTGGCCGGCGCGGCGGTGGCCATCAGCCTCGTGCTCCTGCTCATCTACCTCAACAGGTTCATCCACAGCCTCAGACCGGTGGCCATCGCCGAGTTGGTCGCGCGCATGGGAGAGGACATCTTCACGGCCGGAGCCGCTGCGATCCGGGGCGCGGCGCCTCGCGGAGACGGAACCGTGCCGCCCGACGGACCGGTGATGCGCGTCCGTACCGCACGCGGTGGAGCCATCCAGGCGTTCAATGTGACCGGTCTGGTCGCGGAAGCGGCGCGCCACGAATGCGTCTTCGTCGTGACCCGGCTGATCGGGGACTTCGTACCGCCGGGCACGGTCATCGTCGATGTCCACGGGGGCACGTCGGCACCCGACCCGGACCGGGTGGCCGGTCTCGTCGCCCTCGGCTCGGAGCGCACCATCGAACAGGACCCCGCCTTCGCTCTGAGGGTCCTCGTCGACATCGCCATCAGGGCCCTCTCCCCAGCGGTGAACGACCCGACGACCGCGGTGCAGGTGATCAACTACATCGAGTCGTTCCTGCACACGGTCGGCAGCGCGCGTCTGCCCGGTCGTTACGTCCTGGCCGATCGCGACGGGCAGGCCCGGCTCGTGCTGCCAGGGCGTGACTGGGAGAACTACCTCCAGCTCGCCGTCTGCGAGATCCGCGACTACGGAGCATCGTCCGTGCAGATCTGCCGACGGCTCCGCGCCATGCTCGACGGCCTGCTCGACACCCTGCCGCCAGGACAGCACCCCGCTGTGCACACCGAATTGAGTCTGCTGCAGGAGTCGATCGAGCGAGAGTTCCCCGACGCGGCCCGCAGGGCCATCGCGCAGGGTTCCGACCGCCAGGGCATCGGCGGGCACCGCCGTCCGCGGACATAG
- a CDS encoding alkyl sulfatase dimerization domain-containing protein has product MRAGGRTAVAAGRARHVDLAGGRDSALAKAGAYAEKGDLRFAATVLNHLVFADAEDTEAKNALASVYERLGRGAENGTWRNFSLSAALELRSGAGGGLLERLFTLVTVPDKRFPIVAP; this is encoded by the coding sequence GTGCGTGCCGGCGGCCGAACCGCGGTCGCAGCCGGACGCGCACGGCACGTCGACCTCGCTGGAGGCCGGGACAGCGCCTTGGCCAAGGCGGGCGCGTACGCCGAGAAGGGCGATCTCCGGTTCGCCGCCACGGTACTCAACCACCTGGTCTTCGCCGACGCCGAGGACACGGAAGCCAAGAACGCCCTAGCGTCCGTGTACGAGCGGCTCGGGCGGGGCGCAGAGAACGGCACCTGGCGGAACTTCTCCCTGTCCGCCGCCCTCGAGCTGCGCTCCGGCGCCGGAGGCGGCCTGCTCGAGCGCCTGTTCACGCTCGTGACCGTCCCGGACAAGCGATTCCCCATCGTCGCGCCCTGA